GCAGCACGTCCAGGACCAGGGTGCGGCCCTGGGGGGTGCGCATCATCTCCACGAACATCCGACTCGTCGCGCCCATCACCTCCAGGTCCTGGTCGGCCCGCGCAGCAGTCGTCAGCACCAGGTCCTCGTCATCACGGCGTCGGAGCACTATCCGCCGCGTGCCGCGCAGGTTCGCCAGCGTTTTCTTCGGCTTGTTCAGCAGCTCCGAGAGAGTCAGCTCCAGTGCGCTCATGACTTGAAGCTTAGTTGACAAGTCCGGGATTCGCGCGGTCACCGGGACCGGTCCCAGCGGATCGGGTACGACACAGTCAGCGTCGGCCGGGGCGCCGGATTCCTCCAACCCCGGAACTTGACCGGATACACCGACGTCGACTGCGGCCGGGGCGCCCCCTTCCTCTTTCCTCCCCCGCCTTCGCCGCTCGCCCCGGTCCCGCTGAATCCGACGATCACCAAGGCAACGACCGCCAGGACCGTCATCTGTCCCCGCGCGCCCGCCGCCCACCGGGAGTGGGACATGACCTTTGTACCGTCCGCGCGCTCGTACGCATCCACGTGCACCATGGGCTGCTCCTCCCCCTCCAGCACCGGAATGCCCCTTGGCGTGCCGGACCCACCAGGGAACCAGCTGCCACTGACAACACGTCAGGGCGCCAGCTCGATGTCCGGCGACCGCCGCGCCCTGCGTCCCGTGAATCGCGAGAACCGCCCAGCTCCCGCTCAGCCCCCGGCAGGATGATCGCCGTGGAAGCAGAGACGTTGGCTGGACTGTTCGGCCTCGGGGGTGCCCTGGTGGGTGCGGCGATCTCCACAGGGGCCGTGATCTGGCAGCAGCGCAAGACCGCCCAGGAAGGAGAGCGGACCCACCTGCTCGGCCTGTCCGAGGCGGCGGCCAATGGAGTCATCCAGATCACGTACAGGATTGAGGACCACTTCGCCGGCGGTGTGCCCCGCAGAGGAACTACTGACGGCAATCAGTGGCACAGGCATCTAAAGGCGCTTCTCCGAGACCTTGAGTCTCAGTCGCTGAGGTTCCCGGACCTCAAGACCAGACAGCTCGTGCGGTGGGGCCACGCGGAGATCCTGCGGGATCCAGAGGGCGTGGCCGAGGAGGAGGACTGGCCGACGGCGCGATACCGAGACATCTGCACCCACTTCCGGACAGTCATGGGCACGGTGATCCGCAGGGAACCCTTCCCGGATGGGATATGGACCCAATTCCCTGGCGCCTGGCCCCCGTCCTGACGCCCCAAGGGCTGGTTCAGCCTCCTCGCCATCACCGCCAACGGCCGCCCTAAGGGCTGTCCCGTAACGGCTGGTCACGGGTGAGATGATCTTGGTGTGTCTGGTGTGATCACGGCGTCGGAGCCGTCCTGGATAGCCCCGTTCACCGGGATGAGCCCACGATGCTTCGGGAAACTGGTGACCGCGCTGCGCCGCGAGGGTGCGGACGCAGTGCGTAAGGGGCGGCCGTGGGGGCTATCACTGGGGGACCGGGTACTGCTGGTCGCGGCGTACTGGCGCACGAACTTGACGATGCGCCAGATTGCCCCGCTGTTCGGCGTCTCGAAGTCGGCGGCCGACCGGATCATCGACCAACTCGGCCCGCTCCTCGCGCTCCAGCCCAGGCGTCGCTTCGCGAAAGACACGGTGCTCATCGTGGACGGCACCCTGGTCCCCACCCGCGACCACACGATCGCCGAACAGTCCAAGAACTACAGGTACTCCACCAACCACCAGGTCGTCATCGACGCCGACACCCGTCTGATCGTCGTGGTCGGCCAGCCCCTGCCGGGCAACCGCAACGACTGCAGGGCGTGGGAGGAATCCGGGGCCAAGGCCGTCGTCGGGAAGACCATGACGATCGCCGACGGCGGCTATCCGGGAACCGGACTCGTGATGCCGCACCGCCGCCGGGCCGGTGAGGAACTCCCCGACTGGAAGCAGGAACACAACCACTCGCACAAGCAGGTCCGGGCCCGCGTCGAGCATGCCTTCGCCCGAATGAAGACCTGGAAGATCCTCCGCGACTGCCGCCTCAAGGGCGACGGTGTCCACCACGCCATGCTCGGCATCGCACGCCTGCACAACCTCATCCTCGCCGGATAGACGAGCAAATCTGCCCAGCGACGGACCGTGTCCGCAGCGACTCAAAGATCATCTAAGAGGCGGCACTTAAAGATCGACAGCGTGGAACGATAGCCACCATGTCTGGTCAAGTTTGGGTGTCACTCATATCGTTGGGCGGCGTCGCGCTCGGTGGCGCGCTGTCCTTCCTCGTCCAGTTTGCGACGCAACGGTCGGCTGAGCGGACGGAGCAACGGCGGCAGCAGACCGAGTTGTCGGAGGCCCGGCGTGCGGAGCGGCTTACGCTGCTGGAACGGTTCGTCGAGGTGGGGGCCGAGGCGGAACGCGCGGCTTTCAGTCGGCCACACGAATGGGACGACACGACCCCTTGGTTCCTCACGACTCAGGACGCCATGAACAGACTCTGGGTCGCGGAACGGCTGATCCGTATCCAGTTTCCGCTGCCCGTGCACGACGCGGCACGTAAGTACTTCCTCGACCTCAACCGGACCGTGTGGGAAGGCGTGCCCGACGGTGAGAGCGTGCGCGACTACCTGGAGGACAACAGACTGGCCTTTCTCGACGCGGCCCGAGCGGTCATGGGATAGCCCACCG
The DNA window shown above is from Streptomyces sp. NBC_01445 and carries:
- a CDS encoding transposase, coding for MSGVITASEPSWIAPFTGMSPRCFGKLVTALRREGADAVRKGRPWGLSLGDRVLLVAAYWRTNLTMRQIAPLFGVSKSAADRIIDQLGPLLALQPRRRFAKDTVLIVDGTLVPTRDHTIAEQSKNYRYSTNHQVVIDADTRLIVVVGQPLPGNRNDCRAWEESGAKAVVGKTMTIADGGYPGTGLVMPHRRRAGEELPDWKQEHNHSHKQVRARVEHAFARMKTWKILRDCRLKGDGVHHAMLGIARLHNLILAG